The Candidatus Bathyarchaeota archaeon genome includes the window TACCTTATTTAATTCAAAAAGAGCTTGAATCAAAATTTAATATAGTTGCAGCTGTTCCTCATGGAGTTTCAGGTCATGAAACAAATTTAGTTTCATTTAAAGAAAATAAAAAAATTATTGAAAGCGTAATTAAACTTTTAAGTGAAAGCGTTTATTTTGATAAAGCAAGCCAGTTTTTAAGAGTTGAATATGGAAAAGCTAAAGCTAGCTGCCAAGTATTTGGTGATTCTTCTCTAGAAACTTTAACGCTTTCTCCAGAGAATATGGAGGATATTCCCTTAATGTTAAATTATGAATTAACTGAGTTTGGAAAAAATTATTTTAAAGATATAGCTATTATTGATGCGCATAATTCTATAAACGCTATAATTGAATTAAGCGATTTTGATATAAAACTTCTATTTAATACAGGTGTGGCAGCTATCGAAAAAGCCTCTAAAGAACCAGAATTCCCATTTAAATTTGGTAAAGCTAAAGTTGAATTCAATTATACTCCAAAGCAAGGTTTAGGTTACGGCGGCGCAACAATATTTTTAATTCAAGTAAAAAATCAATTATGTAGCTATATAACTATTGATGGAAATAATATGAAATCTGGTTTAAGAGAGAAGATTTTAAATAAAATAAAAGAGTTAAATGTTGAAGATGGAGAAATAATGACTACTGACACTCATGTGGTTAACGGTTTAATTTCAGCTAAGCTAGGTTACTATCCTATTGGAGAAGGCTTTAATGAAGAGGAATTTATAGAAAAAATTTTGAAAGGAGTTAATGAAGCTTTAAAAGATCTTGAAGAATGTGAAGCTGCGTTTAACTCTAATTTTGTTAAAGTTAAAGTTTTTGGAAGAAACTCTATGGAGAATCTAGTTAACTCAATTTATAGCTTCGCTAAAAGAATCTCAATCTCCTTTATTGCAACAATGTTTTTAATTGAAGCAGCTTTAATATTCGCTTTAAAAACTTTTTCCTTTTAAATTGAGCGTGAAAAATTGGAGAAAACTGAATTTAAAGAGTTAATTGAAAAATTCGCTTTATTAAACGCTGTAAAACATAATGGAAAAGCTGAATTTAAATCTGTTTTAGGAAAAGTTTTAAGCGAAAAACCTGAGTTTAAACCATTTATTAAAGAGTTAACTAGTTTAATAGCGTCTATAATTAATGAAGTTAACAAGCTTTCCTTAGATGCTCAAATTAAAATTGTCGAGGAGAAATGGCCAAATCTTCTTTTAAAAGAGAAAATTAAAGAAGAAAAAGCGCTTCCACCATTATCTAACGCTGAAAAATACTCTATTATTGTTACAAGGTTTTCACCTAACCCAGATTGCGTTCTTCACTTAGGCTCTTTAAGAGCTATAATTCTCTCTCATGATTACGCTAGAATGTATAAAGGGAAATTTATTTTAAGATTTGAAGATACAGATCCAAGGCTTAAAAGATCATCTTTAAGATTTTATGAAGATATAAAAGAGGATTTACTTTGGTTAAATTGTAAATGGGATGAGGAATATATTCAAAGCGATAGGCTTCCAATATATTATGAGTATGCTGAAAAACTTATTAAGCTTGGAGGAGGCTATGTATGCACTTGCACTAAAGAAGAGTTTTTAAAAAAAGTTTCTTTAAGCGAAGCTTGTGCTTGCAGAAGCTTACCTATAGAAGATCAGTTAGATAGATGGAGTAAAATGCTTAATGGAACATTTAAA containing:
- a CDS encoding DUF2070 family protein; amino-acid sequence: MSVNSNHFKLKEVAPYYNVLKKIAFPSLRKILFWNISFTILASIFIFRNLTQSFILALSFIASSLISDFSSSFILLKNDSLMDLRRNMASSFFTNAVWLTFLLLSFIFKASLQTMFYLGFPIALTLRLLALSSLSSSKPFNIVAAALLEPVLCFIFVFQILNLSFLKSALTFLIVIPLTFSYVFLTLKNVEEKGLKNVGFSTLEFFRSFLKSWFNNENSSLEEYLDKIGVYKDIKVATISFRRKTDKKLKGVMVVSNFHPGPILEVGSSNLPYLIQKELESKFNIVAAVPHGVSGHETNLVSFKENKKIIESVIKLLSESVYFDKASQFLRVEYGKAKASCQVFGDSSLETLTLSPENMEDIPLMLNYELTEFGKNYFKDIAIIDAHNSINAIIELSDFDIKLLFNTGVAAIEKASKEPEFPFKFGKAKVEFNYTPKQGLGYGGATIFLIQVKNQLCSYITIDGNNMKSGLREKILNKIKELNVEDGEIMTTDTHVVNGLISAKLGYYPIGEGFNEEEFIEKILKGVNEALKDLEECEAAFNSNFVKVKVFGRNSMENLVNSIYSFAKRISISFIATMFLIEAALIFALKTFSF